The following are encoded in a window of Esox lucius isolate fEsoLuc1 chromosome 14, fEsoLuc1.pri, whole genome shotgun sequence genomic DNA:
- the odf2a gene encoding outer dense fiber protein 2 isoform X1, which yields MKKAMRTRSISPPLHVHVNETTPVHVHVKKTRSPARTPQGKTKGEGANLRPTAKVKTRVPWIPPGKASIRDASYKWEGPTHRLEITPLTELETSHSPLRLADLSYEEEEVLHGRISQYERKIDSLMTEVSSLKSEVELRKKEQQLERQSEKLSVSQRVIEEQEEELAEVAKELEVTERENSRLRQSMEKMLEETDCNSRLERSMESMQLEKEVLLRKLMEAELDGTSAARQVSALRETVTKMRSASKMSGSEGSLLARQKELLLQKLETFEATNRTLRHLLREQHGREMETVRMLEQKDVLLKRLVETQSENSHLVGKLQEKEKEVNQLTALLDTEKENAKTTGELSKVLESTRAHLQSQLRSKEAENNRLAVQIKNLERAANQQQGEMDHLLEQLRGLKLQAEADKEALKRATRAQKHRAERSEDTAGQLSAKLLDMENQMAEAISAAESWRSRHAQELKDKAQLEKEVSVLNSRVSDLTEQLHGAEDKGRAEREGLLDRLHTLTTEATHTKLENQSLKATLSAVEEKLSLSQSEVQQVKASVKQYESLVDSYKTQVVKTRAEADEYCARLGQAEREAREVRDQVEREVEAVRRDLLGRLAELEPLPEALRRSELLLEETQERERTQERRSNELSTALADLRMKVEQQGSQVELVRQKNSLLLEENKHLQHRVESLERKLEEAKCQNQDLLAVVAKREETIHGNQLRLEEKSRECTHLTRQLEEALDDARRQVSQTRERAATKERSTQSKVVDLETQLSRTASELAALRRSKEEAERRYQSRLQDVKDRLEQSDSTNRSLQNYVQFLKASYANVFGDSALTSTLRAPSPI from the exons ATG AAAAAAGCGATGAGGACCCGATCCATCTCACCACCACTACATGTACACGTGAACGAGACCACGCCTGTGCATGTACACGTGAAGAAGACCAGGAGCCCTGCCAGGACACCACAG GGGAAGACAAAGGGTGAAGGAGCGAACCTGCGACCTACTGCGAAGGTCAAGACAAGGGTGCCGTGGATACCTCCTGGGAAAGCCTCCATAAGGGACGCCTCCTACAAATGGGAG GGGCCAACTCATCGTCTGGAGATCACACCATTAACTGAGCTAGAGACCTCCCACTCACCACTGCGATTGGCCGACCTTTCGtatgaggaggaggaagtgtTACATGGACGAATCAGCCAGTACGAGAGGAAAATTGACAGCCTGATGACTGAGGTCAGCTCGTTGAAGAGTGAG gtagaGCTGCGGAAGAAGGAACAGCAGCTGGAGCGCCAGTCAGAGAAGCTGAGCGTATCTCAGCGGGTCAtcgaggagcaggaggaggagttgGCTGAGGTGGCCAAGGAGCTGGAGGTCACCGAGAGGGAGAACTCCCGCCTGCGACAGTCCATGGAGAAGATGTTGGAGGAGACCGACTGCAACAGCAG ACTGGAGAGGTCTATGGAGTCCATGCAGCTGGAGAAGGAAGTTCTGCTCAGGAAGCTGATGGAAGCCGAACTTGACGGGACGTCCGCTGCCAGGCAGGTGTCTGCCCTGCGAGAGACCGTCACCAAGATGAGGAGCGCCAGC AAGATGTCCGGTTCGGAGGGTTCCCTCCTGGCGCGTCAGAAGGAGCTGCTGCTGCAGAAGCTGGAGACGTTTGAGGCAACCAATCGCACTCTTCGCCACCTCCTGAGGGAGCAGCATGGACGTGAG ATGGAAACCGTGAGGATGTTGGAGCAGAAAGATGTTCTTCTGAAGAGGCTGGTGGAGACACAATCAGAAAACTCA CATCTTGTGGGGAAACtccaggagaaagagaaagaagtgaATCAACTGACTGCTCTTCTGGACACTGAGAAG GAGAACGCTAAGACCACAGGTGAACTGTCTAAAGTGTTGGAATCTACTCGGGCCCACTTGCAGAGCCAGTTACGCAGTAAAGAGGCTGAAAACAATCGTCTTGCCGTGCAGATCAAG AACCTGGAGCGTGCAGCCAATCAGCAGCAGGGCGAGATGGATCATCTGCTTGAGCAACTGCGTGGCCTAAAACTTCAGGCTGAAGCCGATAAAGAGGCCCTGAAGAGAGCAACACGGGCCCAGAAACACCGGGCGGAACGAAGCGAAGACACAGCCGGTCAGCTCAGTGCCAAGTTACTGGACATG GAGAACCAGATGGCCGAAGCCATATCAGCAGCAGAGAGCTGGCGTAGTCGCCACGCCCAGGAACTGAAGGACAAAGCTCAGCTGGAGAAGGAGGTCTCGGTCCTCAACAG CCGAGTGTCAGACCTGACGGAGCAGCTTCATGGGGCTGAGGATAAGGGTCGGGCTGAGAGGGAGGGCCTGCTGGACCGTCTGCACACTCTCACTACAGAAGCCACCCACACCAAGCTGGAGAACCAGAGCCTCAAG GCCACCTTGTCTGCGGTTGAGGAGAAGTTGTCTCTGTCCCAGTCAGAGGTACAGCAGGTCAAAGCCTCGGTGAAGCAATACGAGAGCCTAGTGGACAGCTATAAGACCCAG GTGGTGAAGACAAGGGCGGAGGCAGACGAGTACTGTGCCAGGCTTGGTCAGGCGGAGCGCGAGGCTCGGGAGGTCCGGGAccaggtggagagggaggtggaggcggTGCGCAGGGATCTGCTGGGGCGTCTGGCCGAACTGGAGCCTCTTCCCGAGGCGCTGCGGCGCTCCGAGCTCCTGCTGGAGGAAACTCAGGAGAGGGAACGCACCCAGGAGAGGCGTAGCAATGAGCTGAGCACCGCCCTGGCCGACCTGCGGATgaag GTGGAGCAACAGGGCAGTCAGGTCGAGCTGGTGAGGCAGAAGAACTCTCTACTGTTGGAGGAGAACAAACATCTGCAGCACCGCGTGGAGAGCCTGGAGAG GAAGCTGGAGGAGGCCAAATGTCAAAACCAGGACCTGTTGGCCGTGGTGGCCAAGCGAGAGGAGACCATCCACGGCAACCAGCTTCGCCTGGAGGAGAAGTCCCGGGAATGCACCCACCTGACCCGGCAGCTGGAAGAGGCCTTGGATGATGCTCGACGCCAG GTGTCCCAGACCCGTGAGCGGGCGGCCACCAAAGAGCGCTCCACACAGTCCAAGGTGGTGGACCTGGAGACCCAGCTAAGCAGGACCGCCTCAGAACTCGCCGCCCTCCGTCGCAGCAAAGAGGAG GCGGAGCGGAGGTACCAGTCTCGGCTGCAGGATGTGAAGGATCGACTGGAACAATCGGACAGCACCAACAGGAGTCTGCAGAACTACGTCCAGTTCCTCAAAGCCTCCTATGCCAACGTGTTTGGAGACTCGGCGCTCACCAGCACTCTGCGGGCACCCTCTCCCATCTGA